Below is a genomic region from Prunus persica cultivar Lovell chromosome G3, Prunus_persica_NCBIv2, whole genome shotgun sequence.
ATAGTTATGAACCCTAACCcaacagagagaagaaataggtatgagagagagagggagcacCAGCTACCTGCCCTTATTTTCCACCATTGCATTTCCTCTATTTTCACAACGATAAAattatatgttattttaatGAACAGTAATTGCAACTATTTGGCCTACGCTTGCGTACCGAAGAAAGATTGTAAACCTATACCTCCTACAATTATATACGAGTCACATCCTTCTAGCTGTAACCTAAAGTTGTACCTTTGGATCGAAAAACATCTCCAATACAGTACTCCCTGGTTATAAAGTGCAAAGAAAATGTGAGAGGCCCAACGCTGGAGGCTCAGAAAgacagagcaatcccaggatccAAGCAGTTTGGACTTTTTCGTTCAAATGGAATCGAGAGCCCAAATTCAAGAAAGCACCagtccaaaatcaaaaagccCATGTCAATTTCTGGGCAACCATTAGAATCTTTTTTAGATTGGGCCAATTCTCAAACACACCCAGCCCAtttctttttaagaaaaaggCCATGAGGCAAAACATATGAGTTTTTATCCACTAAAAAAGACTAGCCCAACCTTCTTACAAAAAGCCAACATATCTTTTTTGGAAAATCTATTCTCAAAGAAACCCACGTGACCACGTGACCActtgactttgaaaagtcaacaatttcaactatcACAAGAGAGGTGATAGGAAATTAAATGAAGGCAAGTCTTACAGGAAGACTTCTCCAGTTTTTACAgtcaaagaagaagatcaaaacccttTTCTATATACGAAGAAAATTCTGCACCAGAACAGGCATAATTTCCAAGGAATAAGCAGACTATATTTTCTaaagagataagtagggagTAGGAAGTTGCTCATCTAAAAAAGCAAACTGACCATCATGGCAGAttgtgttctttctctttacaAGAAACAAACAGGGAACAAAGAAGagttagtttttcttttagaaaaagcaaggaaaagaccTCCATGAAAGCAGATTGTTGATAGCCTTTCTCTGCCGGAACAGAtaacttccctttttctttgcattttaaataaaagatcttgcttttggaaaatttgccgcccattattaaaatattagaaagccccactccagcattttctataaatattagaggaggtgaacagatcaaaagacagccaaaaaatcaatcaaaaaataaaaactcaaaatgatcacttgatctcaaaagccttcaaaACACTGAAGCAACTAAGTCCAGCCATTTCTGGCACTTCTAGACTGAAGAGGTTCCAATTTTGCCCgttcaaaaagccttccagggcttgaaatagattaaagttCTGCCAAACTCGAACATTGGTATTGATTCACAGCTGAAACTTGatagttgaaggtgttgatagTTCAGTCCAGTACAGACATACGCAATCCAGTCCGGATCAGGAGCATTTATCCAGGCAGAAATTGAAGTCCAAAAGCTCTTTTCGTCTTTTTAGAGTTGGTCTTCCCCTTTTGagctttgtaaaaggcagttctgcctaaaacagttcactttcttatcatttattctgaCAAAAACTATCAGTTTGTATTGTGAAAAATTATGaggtcctcaccagtctgaggcaagaaaagaacttacttggaagatattcctcacccaaattcacactcacccaaattcacaatcgcttgtttagaaatcagtaacttggggcgcaagttatctatttttaagaagtctgctagagtttttattgctagcagtgACACGCTtgcacacaaaagaaagttgacatgttgaccagtcaatggtttttAGGACAATAGGAAACTTTACCTTACCATCACATGAACAAATATAAAACGAGTGAACACTCCCTACATTGATCTTTATGTGTTGTTGTTCCCTTTCTTTCAAACCCCATAATCCCACAGCCATCTCAAATCCAATTTTGTGTAAAATcagtttgtttataaaaaaaataaaaaaactccaGATAGGTGGGTGGTTGGAAAAGAGCAGAGGGAGGATGGTGGAGACGTTGTTGTCAAAGtgagagggaggagaggagagatAAAGTGAGAGAAGGTAGACAATTGAGAAATTGAATCTCACTATCGGttgttatttttcatactGATAAAAGAGACCCCAttgtaacttatttttcttttttaatatcaaCCATCCGTTTTGATCCATCGGTCAAAATTATTTCTCACACCAAACCTGGTTGGCCCAATAAGAAAATATTGGAAACTACCTTCAGCACAACATTTTCCAACTagcataatttatatatataaaagaattcGCGGACCATGATGGAGGAATCCACTGGATTAATGGTTATTCACAGTTGTTGGACTCATCTCTTCAACAAGTTTAGTAATGAGAATAACGGCCCTATTGTTCCAtaggagattcactattatactcaatataggagtttaaattatttaaaaaaaaattgtatgaaatggactttagaaacacacccaaaactcatttacaacataacaaaaagacttttaagttcttttaaattacaaaattaccattgatttcttaaaacaaattcaaccccagaacctcataaaaaagtCCAAAACATTTAATAGggcattaaagtaatttaataattaaaattaaattcaatagagtcagttgtcattttttgggtttgtttatagaattaaatagtatatgatttatttataattttagtgctaaaaataagtatatgactaaatatctctttttcCAATAGAAAGAAGAACCTACTATTAGCTTTTCGAGAAATATCCATTATAtaaggcaaaaaaagaaaatacatattTCTCGGCCATATGGAGACTATGCCTAAGACCATATGGCTAATAATGATATGCACCCTGCCCCAAGAAGAACTGATAAATTGGCCCCAGCCAGAAGCCTTATATTGCTCTGCAGCTTTGAGTTCATAAGCTCGGCCACAAGCATATCGACCAGCGACATGTAAATTAAAATACCCGCTGAAGCCGCGTTTAAAACGCCTTCAACCACAAGGGCTGTCGGGCTGTTTTCTGTATAGATGTTCGATATTCCAATCCCGATCGCAACTCCAATAGGAGTTGTGAGGGAGAAGAACAGTGCCATGACTGCAGTTGCTCGAGACTTGAAATTCGCctacaaaaaataagaacatGAAAAAAATCCCGTCAATTAACGTCATCCAGAGTTTAATTGAACTATAGGAATCAATTAAGATGCATAATTAATGGCTGGTAAAGCAGTTACCTGAGCTATACATCCACCAAGGCCTATGCCTtcaaaaaattgataaaaggCTAACGCAGCAACTAAGGGCCTTATGGTGTCTGGACTTCCAGAAACACCCAAGGAGATTCCTATGATGATGGAGTGGACGACAGTACCCAACTCCAAAACCTGCAACAAAGtacaaacaaaagaattagtattcaaaacattaattaaaacaaaataaagcgAACGGAGTGGGCCATATTAGTAATTATTAAACATTAATTAACATTAATCACCCTGTTACTAATCAAAGTTCCAATGGCAGCAACCGTCGCCACAAACCCAGTGAAGGGAAACATCCTCCACGGGTTCTCCTTCAGGCATGGAGACGTCAAGCTTTCGAAGGCATCGGGAAGGACATGAATGAAGCCGGTGGCCAATATGACACCGGCTGCAAACACCTTGATTATTGAAAACAGGCTGCTGCCCGGATTTAGACAAGGTATGGCCTTCCCAAGAATGGGAATGCCAACACCCATTGCGCCAGCAAACAGTACGAATGCAATGGCTGCGACTTTTAATTTTAGGGCCTGGGGTTTGTGCCCCTGCCCAGCTTCAGTAGCCTCAGCCTCACCGGAGCAGTCGGCGAAAACCACCACGGGAATTATTAAAAGGCATAAGGACGCGAAGATAATTGGTTTGTTCATTGTCAAAAAGTCGGTGAAGATCTAATAGAATTATGAGAGCGAGGGAAGAGATGATCTGAAAGAAGTATTAGTTTGAAATTCAACTTTCAAAGTAGGAGTGAGGGAAGAGTTGAAGGGGTGGTAGTAGTAACACCTTATATAGGGAGATGATATTCATGAAAAATATCATGACAAGTTCGTGAGGGATTCTGTTTCAACCCAAAATAAGGCACGCTTGCACATCAAAGAAATTCCTTCCTTCCTAACTGGATACTAATATACTATTGTCTACGACAGAGTCGTGGGGATCAAACGCAGAAGTAATGCTGCGAATTTTTATCTGAATTCTAGCAGTGTTATAATACGTGTGGGGCATTTCGCATTATAGTGGGAATATCTAAGTCTCTGTATTGCCTCTTCTTGTGCTATATTAGCTCTGTATTGCTCATCTAACCTGAAGCTACCATGAAATTGTACAATGGGCCAATTCCATTGCAAGTCTCAAGTCTAACAAGCTTGTCCATTAAGAATCCAATCGGCAAACAATTGGTGCAAAATCAAGTCCGCAAATTATAGATTAATGGGCTCAAATCTAAAATACCCATTAATtcccaaattattaaattaaagtctaagtggtacaaaaccattcaaattaaattaatctttttttaaCTACGTCGGTTTGATTCTGTTAAGGATACATACACAATCTAGCATCCTACTTGATGCAACTACAATCAAATCTGAATCGTTGCTTACCTCGACCAAATTCccacaaatcaaatcaaatccataCCAACCATTTTGGAAATACATCATAACAGCACTAGAGATCCACAAATTGAGTGATGAAAATGAGATACGGTCCTGAATGGTTGAGCAGATTAACAAAGTGAGTCAAAGTCTTGTTGACTCTTTAATCTACCAAGCGTTGATgtgttaattattattttttttttctggtatCTAATTTGATAGAGATACAAGAATATGCTAAAGTTGTCGTAGCATGATGATCCTGCAATTGATTGTACTATAAGCTCCCTTGGTTATCCCATGACTATTCCCTTGTCTACCtaatacaagaaaaaatatgtatgtaataaaaaaataaaataaaaagaataaatatgTATGTTGCAGTCTTCTCCCATTGAAAGTTGGTTGTGGGAAAATATTATAGATTAATTAGGAGCAGCACAAACTAGATGGAGAGGAAATTTTAAGTTTAGTGCATCTCATCTGTGAAGTCGAATCAAAACTTATTCTTCTGTTAATGGTAATTATTATTAACTTTTAGTTTTATTGTACCTTTAAGATTACACACATTCATGAAGAGTTTGAAGGCGAAGTGTTGTCATTGAAGTAAACATATGATAATGTGGTACAAGAAAAGCATAAATTCCACAATTAGGTTTCAGATCTGGTTCAATTCTCtcttttaatataattatgtGCCGatatttgtctttttctttctaaatttccATTACTTAGTATGCAAATACATCAATAGTTTGAAACTTAATGTATATTAGGTTGGTGGTATGGTATCATTGGTCCCTTAGATTTGTGTGATGAGAATGAGAATCGATGTCGTTGTCATTACACTGGTGAGAAAgtaatttcagtttttgacATTCTcctgaattttctttatttcattttgattaCTGAAATACTACAAGAAAATAGCCCTTAACACTGCTTAATTGACGTTTAAAACAACCTTAGCATAGTGTGGAATACATATGGGATATTGTAAATATTTGATTCTCTTAAGGTTTGTATTTAACCTTTTAGGCATCTTTGAACTATCTGGTattccaatttcatttcaaaGATGACGTGCAATGAATCAATCTTTGTCAAACTTGGAAACTTCTGTGCTAGTATCATTTGTAGGTGACataatttaatgaattttttttttttcatgtgtatAACATGAAAATCAAAGACTTCCAGTCATCCTGCGTATCAATATTTGGCATTCTCTATTAAAAGATCTGACTAATTATAATAATGTCTTCCTATTGAATCCATGAACCCTCTATAGTGCCTCTGTAGTCCCTCTATAGAGGGGCTTTGCCCAACACATACATAACACatgggctcgtttggtacgtcgGACTGTACTAACTAATTTCCGTCGGATAGTATTAATCTGTTCCGGAGAGTACTGActatttatccataatattataaggcgttTGGTGCTGTTCCGGATAAATAATCTGACtaagttatactgtgtttggtgATGTTTCGGATAACATCAGATCaaactatttataaataaaaaaataaaaaaaaatctttgataattttaatggaaattgagattcaacacaaaatttttttttggtaagattcatatgacaagatttgtttttcaattatttttgccaagattttttttcatataacccattatcataattgtagtatctcataaaaattccaacatactcgcatacgttaataaaaacaataccaaataatgtataattcaaagtgatcACATATTAAGGTGATAAgagcaaaagagaaagttgttcataaaccaaactacatcaaagagTGAATCATAGCTCCCTCACCCCaagtaagagaagaacaaatgcTTTTCTCATAGCACCATCCAATGTCAGGAATGTTTTTTCATCACttgctttctccaaaattagccgtagtgccttaatttggtcattaataGACAAGTCCACCTTTGCCTTTTCTAATAgcaattgacaaagaaaaaaaaatggttcctagaattcaggttcatacaattttaattttgtaattttgctcTCCTAGTCGTCAggtatgtatgtattcaaCTAAACTACCAACACTAGcacatttatttgtttttggacgAAAACTGGCAATACTCTATTTAATACCAACAATCTAAATATTCCCACAACGTCGAATCACTATATCATATACGAAGAAAATattcgattaaaaaaaatgtcaaaaaagaaaaattcataacctaatttccacaaaaaatttgaaatatataaagcatattggagagaatatgaaaaagagagagagtgagatatGGATACCTGAAGAAGAGTGAAGGAAATAACCTGTGGAGAAGATAGCAGAGAAGAACCctaaggagaagaagatgaaaagagcgtctgattttttttcGTAAAACGTGTGTTCTTTTTTCCTAGCAATATAATTAagcgtgtattatctaaaccggggtgtgtgggttgtattagttagtcagataaggagagtattaaaagcccaaTCTGTATAAATTAGtcgggtaattaaataatacaagttgaaaCCAAACACCTAACATAGACTATTTAATCCTATTCAGAGTCTAATAcagtgtaccaaacgagcccacATAGTTTACACTGTGTTAGGGACGCGTGTTGTCCATCTACAACGCCATGTGTTCTTTTTCTagcctttttttgttgtttatctaaaaaatttaataaaaaattatacaaaaatcagaaaaatatacCGAAAAACACTACACACTCCTTACAAACCCTTTAATTTTACGGGTCTAAAATTATGATTCCACATATTTGAGTTCAGAATAATAATTGGATCAAAGAAGCAAGAATGTTAtgttattgaaaaaataactagtttttttttgtttgtttaaaatCTAATTTGCGTATTTTGTTGtcacttttaatttttataaataaaaataagatttttgAAGCTTTAAAGTGAAGAGAATGTCACAAGGAATTACTATGAatgtttaaaattaattgacagaaaaattcatattaaattaaaagattaaCATGTGTCAGCTGCTGACAAATGTGCACACTGTATCACTGACACGTGATGTCCTACGACGGCGCCATGTGaccaattttttgttgttgtatatCTTAAAACATtcacaaaaattaattttaaaaaatcagaaaaatacactaaaaattgataaaaattcCTTAGGACAACATCTTTGACTACGAAGTGCTAAAATCAAAATGACTTAggtaaattgaaaattaacattTGGAGGAAAGTGAATGTTCTTCAACTTACTCTCACATAAttgagtttgaaatttttttgatttattttataattcaaaattatatttcaaaGCTTAAAAGATGATGAAAATGTCACCAGGAGTTCGTAGGATTTTTCGGTTAactttttttgagtttttatgaAGTTATTATGAATGTTTAAACAttgaaaataagaataaattgaagaaaatgataCGTGGCAATGGTTTAGTGGTGCACCGTCAGTGCTTCCAACAAGTGTCACTCTCCGGTAGCTCCACATGTTTTTTacatcttctttttcctttttgttgttgttgttgtttatcttcaaaaattcacaaataattgattttaaaaaatcataaaaatacaACGAAAATGGAACATTCCTTACCATATCATCTTCAACTACGAAGCGTCAAAATACGAAtctttcttagtgtcaagGGACCGAACGACCATTTGGGCGCTAAGTGGATGAgctttatccatgccaaatcgcttcaatactttttcagtataatttgattgatgaatCAAAATCCCACTAGAACTATGCTCAATCTGCAAACCGAAACAATACTTTGTCCAAGGTCTTTcatcttgagtttgtgtttgAGGCATTGGCGAAGTTAGAATTTCATGTGTCTGGGGGCCTctcacaaaatataaataataaaaacttcgAACTCACAAGACATCAAACCAATAGAgaatcacatatatataaatttataaaataaaattaaaatttcaccAACACAAGTTCACAATTGCATTAAAGGGATTAACAATTACATATTACACAAGAAAAATTATAAGGGATAGACAATTGCATACTTGGAGTTGAATAGCAATTTACCAAATATCTCCTAAGCCTTTTCCCTTTGGTAATCTACACATAAATTGAAAGAAACATTAAAATcaatagaaattaaataaataaaaaacttgataatataattagaatttatgaagaaaaaaaactcacaagCAACTGGCTGGTCTGTTCGTGTTTCTGAcccaagaaaagagaaaaaggctTAAATTTATTGATTTATACAAGAAGACAATATAATgataatagtaataataataattctaaTCCTTTTAGGAATGAGTAGTGTATGATTTTAGGATATTTGGCTGGTCAATAGGGCCCTCGTTGAAATCTACTTTGGCTGCTGGACCATGCCACTATGGCTTAACTTCTTCGGCTGAAATCTTCTTTGGCCCATATGGCTTCTAAATATGTAGCCAGACTCCTACATACtagtactatttttttaaataaaatttcaatggGGGCCAGTGACTGTACTAGTCCCTATGTGCATTTGCCTCTGGTTTGACATAATCGACAGTCTTTTAGAGCTCTTCAGGAGTTCCGACTATATTCATGTCATTGACATATACTACCATTATCGTAAACCCAtactttgatttcttaataaacacacatgggcaaatAGAATCATTTGTGTATCATTCCTCAAGTAAATACTTACTAAGGcgattgtaccacattcgTCTGTATTGCTTTAGCCCATACAATGATCGTCTCAACTTAATTGAGAACATGCCTCGTGATTTATTGGTCGCTACTTCAGGCAACTTAAGTCCTTCTAGgactttcatgtatatatttgtatCCAGTTCTCCATACAGATATGTGGTAAGGATATCCATAAGTAATTTTTccattatataataaatatataatgaaaaaattattgataaataaatatatattactaTTGGGAGGGCGGTAGAACCGACACTTTCCCATTATATAAGTTATCACATTGTGAGCAATATAACTACGCCACTATTCAAGATATAATAAGATGGGTTTTAAAATCATACCaccatttttattaaaataatatatgttacaACGTGATGGGCAATGAAACTACACCACCATAAAATAATAGGATGAGAGATAAAACCGTGTCATTCCAAAACAAACACGAatgaaacaataaaaattgtgagcatacaaaaaagaaagtttgcatGTTGTCGTAATAGTAAAGTGAGAGTAGACATATGACAGAGAAATAACCACATAGTGTTTAGCTGGAAAAATTTAGAGGTAAAGGAGAGAGACTATCTTGCTGATaatgtgttataaaataaacag
It encodes:
- the LOC18781835 gene encoding zinc transporter 5; its protein translation is MTKLRHYGYFASLCLLIIPVVVFADCSGEAEATEAGQGHKPQALKLKVAAIAFVLFAGAMGVGIPILGKAIPCLNPGSSLFSIIKVFAAGVILATGFIHVLPDAFESLTSPCLKENPWRMFPFTGFVATVAAIGTLISNRVITLYFVLINVLNTNSFVCTLLQVLELGTVVHSIIIGISLGVSGSPDTIRPLVAALAFYQFFEGIGLGGCIAQANFKSRATAVMALFFSLTTPIGVAIGIGISNIYTENSPTALVVEGVLNAASAGILIYMSLVDMLVAELMNSKLQSNIRLLAGANLSVLLGAGCISLLAIWS